In Alphaproteobacteria bacterium, the genomic stretch CTCGCACCCATCGCCGGCAGGCCGTATCTCGCCATACTTCTCGATTGGCTCCACCAATTCGGTGCCGCGCGCATCGTGCTGGGTCTCGGGCATCGGTCCGAGGCCGTCGGAAGCTACCTCGCATCGACGCGGTTCGAAGGCATCACGATCGAGACCGTGGTGGAACCGGCCCCCCTGGGGACGGCGGGTGCGGTGCGTTTTGCGCGCGCAAGGCTCACAACCGATCCTGTCATCGTGATGAACGGCGATAGTTTTACCGCTGCGAACCTTTGCGCGCTCGTCGAGCATCACGGCACCGCCAGTTCTGTTGGCACTCTTCTCTGTGCTGAGGTCGCCGATGCCGGGCGATATGGCCGCATTCTCGTGAACGCAACCGGGCGCATTGAAGAATTCATCGAAAAGGATCCCTCATACCACGGTACTGCGTTGATCAATGCAGGCGTCTATTGCCTTTCGGGGTCGCTCCTCGACGAGATCGCGGCGGGTGAAGCGAAATCCATCGAGCGCGACGTATTTGCCAGGATGCCGGCGGGATCGCTCGCGGCATTCGTGAGCGGCGGAGCCTTCATCGACATCGGCACGCCCGAATCGCTTGCTCGCGCCGCCGATGTTTTCGCACAATCGGTCGGCTAGTGTGCGCGTGGATGGCCGGGCCAAGCCCGGCCATGACGGGGATAAGAGACACCCGCGCATCCTTTTTTCGCCAAGCGCGGGCTTGACCCGGGCATCCACGCCTTTCAACGGCGGAATCTCAGGATGATCAACATCGAAACGATCACGGCCGAGCGCATTACCGGTCAGGGTGCGGCAGCGATACTCACGACCGAGGATGGCCGATATCTCATGCAGTTGCGCGACCGTATCGAGGGCATATGGTTTCCTGGTTTCTGGGGGCTCTTCGGCGGCGCGGTCGATGCGGGAGAATCGCCCGAGTCCACGCTCCGGCGTGAGCTCAAGGAGGAGCTGGAGTTGGCACCGACGGAAATTCGCTACTATTCGCAAATCGTTTTCGATTTGCAGGATGCGGGATGCCGTCGGCGATTTTTCTTCGAGGTCCCGATTCACACGAGCGAGCTGCAGCACCTCACCCTTCATGAAGGTCAGGAGATGCGTCTCTTTAGCGTTTCAGAACTCTTCTCGGAGGGGACGACCGACCGGCTCGTCCCGTACGACGCGTTTGGAATTCTGCTGCATCTCAATCGGCGCCTTGTGCATGAGTCGAGATTCCTCCCCTGACCCGCGGCACCGCTCTGGTGTGGCGAATCCGAAATTCACGACATTTGGGGGCGAGACCGGGGGCGAATTTCGGATTCAAAGCCGCACCAGCCTCATTGAGGTGCGCTTAGGGCCTCATATTGGCTGATCATCTGTTCGACCGGCCCGATTGCGCGCACCCGGCCGTGATGCAGGACGATCGCCTTGTTGCACCACTTTCGAATGACGTCGTTGGCGTGGGATGCCACGACGAGGATGCTGGCCCGGGTCATGAAGGCATTGAGCCGTTCTTGGGCGCGCTGGAAAAACGCGGCGTCGCCTGCACCGATCATTTCATCCATCAAGAGAATATCCGGATGGACACTGGTTGAGATTGCAAATCCCAGGCGCACCATCATGCCCGAGGAATAGGTGCGGAGCGGCATGTATAGATAATTGCCCAAATCGGAGAAGGCCGTAATGTCCTCGACAAGGGCCGCGATCTGACGTTCACGCAAGCCGAG encodes the following:
- a CDS encoding nucleotidyltransferase family protein is translated as MASLDVLVLAGGLGTRIQSVLGDTPKVLAPIAGRPYLAILLDWLHQFGAARIVLGLGHRSEAVGSYLASTRFEGITIETVVEPAPLGTAGAVRFARARLTTDPVIVMNGDSFTAANLCALVEHHGTASSVGTLLCAEVADAGRYGRILVNATGRIEEFIEKDPSYHGTALINAGVYCLSGSLLDEIAAGEAKSIERDVFARMPAGSLAAFVSGGAFIDIGTPESLARAADVFAQSVG
- a CDS encoding NUDIX domain-containing protein gives rise to the protein MINIETITAERITGQGAAAILTTEDGRYLMQLRDRIEGIWFPGFWGLFGGAVDAGESPESTLRRELKEELELAPTEIRYYSQIVFDLQDAGCRRRFFFEVPIHTSELQHLTLHEGQEMRLFSVSELFSEGTTDRLVPYDAFGILLHLNRRLVHESRFLP
- a CDS encoding ABC transporter ATP-binding protein — protein: MARLRLENVAVSFPIYDVKQRSLRKDLLRLTVGGRISGDRGKHVQINALEDVNLEFHDGDRVGLVGHNGAGKSTLLRVLAGIYEPVLGLIHVEGRRVPLFDVMVGLDMEATGFENIRLRGKLLGLRERQIAALVEDITAFSDLGNYLYMPLRTYSSGMMVRLGFAISTSVHPDILLMDEMIGAGDAAFFQRAQERLNAFMTRASILVVASHANDVIRKWCNKAIVLHHGRVRAIGPVEQMISQYEALSAPQ